The Fretibacterium sp. OH1220_COT-178 genome includes a region encoding these proteins:
- a CDS encoding ABC transporter ATP-binding protein — MNAELLRVVHLKKYFSTRAGTLHAVDDVSFSIRARETLGVVGESGCGKSTLGRAILRLHEPTSGEVWFEGQNILTYGPERLKKLRREMQIIFQDPFASLNPRMTVFETITEPLLIQGVCSGRDRTALSRRVLDMMDRVGLSERLINAYPHELDGGRRQRIGIARALALEPKFIVCDEPVSALDVSIQAQILNLMQDLQRDLGLTYMFITHDLSVVKHLSDDIAVMYLGQMVEKAPADELFAHPMHPYTKALLSAIPVPDPDFVPERIPLTGEITSPVDPDAGCRFAKRCPRAAPECTARDVPLAEVAPGHFCACTLYGRAPQPRT; from the coding sequence ATGAACGCCGAACTGCTCAGGGTCGTACACCTCAAAAAATACTTCAGCACGCGGGCCGGGACGCTCCACGCCGTGGACGACGTGAGCTTCTCCATCCGTGCGCGCGAGACGCTCGGGGTCGTGGGCGAGTCCGGGTGCGGCAAGTCCACGCTGGGACGTGCCATCCTGCGGCTCCACGAGCCGACCTCCGGCGAGGTGTGGTTCGAGGGCCAGAACATTCTGACCTACGGCCCGGAGCGTCTCAAGAAGCTCCGGCGGGAGATGCAGATCATCTTCCAGGACCCCTTCGCCTCCCTGAACCCGCGGATGACCGTGTTCGAGACGATCACGGAGCCCCTGCTGATCCAGGGCGTCTGCTCCGGGCGGGACCGGACCGCCCTGAGCCGGCGCGTCCTGGACATGATGGACCGGGTCGGCCTCTCCGAGCGCCTGATCAATGCCTACCCGCACGAGCTGGACGGGGGGCGGCGCCAACGGATCGGCATCGCCCGGGCGCTGGCCCTCGAGCCGAAGTTCATCGTCTGCGACGAGCCCGTCTCCGCGCTCGACGTCTCCATCCAGGCCCAGATCCTGAACCTGATGCAGGACCTCCAGCGGGACCTGGGGCTCACCTACATGTTCATCACGCACGACCTCTCCGTGGTCAAGCATTTGTCGGACGACATCGCGGTGATGTACCTGGGCCAGATGGTGGAGAAGGCCCCGGCGGACGAGCTCTTCGCGCACCCGATGCACCCCTACACCAAGGCGCTGCTCTCCGCGATTCCCGTTCCGGACCCGGATTTCGTCCCGGAGCGCATCCCCCTGACGGGCGAGATCACCTCGCCCGTCGATCCCGACGCCGGCTGCCGTTTCGCCAAGCGCTGTCCCCGGGCGGCTCCCGAGTGCACCGCGCGGGACGTTCCGCTGGCGGAGGTCGCCCCCGGCCACTTCTGCGCCTGTACCCTGTACGGCCGCGCCCCGCAACCCCGAACATAA
- a CDS encoding ABC transporter ATP-binding protein, producing the protein MDKLLEVKDLVIRYETDDGVVAALNSVTLPLLKGQTLGVVGEGGAGKTTLAKGILRLVPTPPGRIVSGRVLFEGRDLLELSEVEMRGIRGRKISMIFQDPMTSLNPVMTVGDQIMEVIQAHKKLDRRAARAEAAGMLEMVGIPPQRASEYPHQFSGGMKQRVGIAIALACAPRLLIADEPTTALDVTIQAQVLDMIRELKNRLDTSVMLITHDLGVVAQNCDTVAILYAGTLMEYGTLRDVFKDPRHPYTVGLFQSIPSLDSKADRLRPIKGLMPDPTNLPPGCSFSERCPHRCDACALPVPLTDVGGAHAVRCVLVGGGRA; encoded by the coding sequence ATGGACAAGCTGCTCGAGGTCAAGGACCTGGTCATACGCTACGAGACCGACGACGGGGTCGTGGCCGCCCTGAACTCCGTGACGCTGCCCCTCCTGAAGGGGCAGACCCTGGGCGTCGTCGGCGAGGGGGGCGCGGGCAAGACGACGCTGGCCAAGGGCATCCTGCGCCTCGTCCCCACGCCCCCGGGCCGGATCGTCTCCGGCCGGGTGCTGTTCGAGGGCCGGGACCTGCTGGAGCTCTCCGAGGTCGAGATGCGCGGCATACGCGGCCGAAAGATCTCCATGATCTTTCAGGACCCCATGACAAGCCTCAACCCCGTGATGACGGTGGGCGACCAGATCATGGAGGTCATCCAGGCCCACAAGAAGCTCGACCGGCGCGCGGCGCGCGCCGAGGCCGCGGGGATGCTGGAGATGGTGGGGATCCCGCCGCAGCGCGCGTCCGAGTACCCTCACCAGTTCTCCGGCGGCATGAAGCAGCGGGTCGGGATCGCCATCGCGCTGGCCTGCGCGCCCCGCCTCCTGATCGCCGACGAGCCGACGACGGCCCTGGACGTCACCATCCAGGCCCAGGTGCTCGACATGATCCGCGAGCTCAAGAACCGGCTCGACACGTCCGTCATGCTCATCACGCACGACCTGGGCGTGGTGGCGCAGAACTGCGATACCGTGGCCATCCTCTACGCGGGGACCCTGATGGAGTACGGCACCCTGCGGGACGTCTTCAAGGACCCGAGGCACCCGTACACGGTGGGGCTGTTCCAGTCCATCCCGAGCCTCGACTCCAAGGCGGACCGGCTGCGCCCCATCAAGGGACTGATGCCGGACCCGACGAACCTGCCTCCGGGCTGCTCCTTCTCGGAGCGCTGTCCGCACCGCTGCGATGCCTGCGCTCTGCCGGTCCCGCTGACGGACGTCGGCGGCGCGCACGCCGTGCGCTGCGTGCTCGTGGGAGGAGGCCGGGCATGA
- a CDS encoding ABC transporter permease encodes MNGKHLEPAARKQRTLWQEAWRRFKKNRLALLSLAFLLILAGAAVVTIVWDLADGQAFYRSSVIKQNLRLKLKGPSAAHIFGLDEFGRDMFLRMLWGIRYSLFMGMAGIAFSTLAGGAIGAVAGYYKRADNVLMRAMDILLAIPSMLLATAIVAALGPGLVNVLIAISIAYVPTFARTVRASVLTVKEQEFIEAARSVGASDPRIITKYIVPNSLAPLIVQATLGVAGAILSIAGLSFLGLGIQPPTPEWGSMLSNARTYIRDAWHITMIPGLGIMLTILALNLVGDGLRDALDPKLKS; translated from the coding sequence ATGAACGGAAAACATCTCGAACCCGCCGCCCGGAAGCAGCGCACCCTCTGGCAGGAGGCGTGGCGCCGATTCAAGAAGAACAGGCTGGCCCTCCTGTCCCTCGCGTTCTTGCTGATTCTGGCGGGGGCGGCCGTCGTCACCATCGTGTGGGACCTCGCGGACGGTCAGGCCTTCTACAGGAGCAGCGTCATCAAGCAGAACCTGCGGCTCAAGCTGAAGGGGCCGAGCGCCGCGCACATCTTCGGGCTCGACGAGTTCGGCCGGGACATGTTTTTGAGGATGCTCTGGGGCATCCGCTACTCCCTGTTCATGGGCATGGCGGGCATCGCGTTCTCCACGCTCGCCGGTGGGGCCATCGGGGCGGTCGCGGGCTACTACAAGAGGGCCGACAACGTCCTGATGCGCGCCATGGACATCCTGCTGGCGATCCCCTCGATGCTCCTGGCCACCGCGATCGTCGCCGCTCTGGGACCGGGGCTCGTCAACGTGCTCATCGCGATCAGCATCGCCTACGTCCCCACCTTCGCCCGGACGGTCCGCGCCTCGGTCCTCACCGTCAAGGAGCAGGAGTTCATCGAGGCCGCCCGCTCGGTGGGCGCGAGCGATCCCCGGATCATCACCAAGTACATCGTCCCCAACTCCCTGGCCCCGCTCATCGTGCAGGCCACGCTGGGCGTCGCGGGCGCCATACTCTCCATCGCCGGCCTGAGCTTCCTCGGGCTGGGCATCCAGCCCCCGACCCCGGAGTGGGGCTCGATGCTCTCCAACGCAAGAACCTACATCCGCGACGCGTGGCACATCACGATGATCCCCGGGCTCGGGATCATGCTGACGATTCTGGCGCTCAACCTCGTCGGGGACGGGCTCAGGGACGCCCTGGACCCCAAATTGAAGAGCTGA
- a CDS encoding ABC transporter permease subunit, producing MPLSRYILRRLLMMIPVLLGVTFIVFFILALTPGDPAAIVLGDGATPELLAQTRQELGLNDPIVVRYLRYMAGALRGDLGTSYRNKIDVMDTVLDRFPATCILALAGILVALLIGIPTGIVSAKHQYTLLDYTTTVLSLIGVAMPNFWFGLVVVLIFSLGLGWLPSQGMGEGLWPLLKSLILPALTLGTGCAATIVRMTRSSMLEVIRQDYISTARSKGIPERLVTTRHMMRNALIPIVTAVGLQFGHLLGGAMLTETIFSWPGLGRLMVESIKSKDMPLVLGSVIFLAVMFSLVNLAVDIIYAFVDPRIKSQFQGR from the coding sequence ATGCCCTTGTCCCGCTACATCCTGAGACGGCTCCTGATGATGATCCCCGTGCTGCTGGGGGTCACCTTCATCGTGTTCTTCATCCTGGCCCTGACGCCGGGGGACCCCGCCGCCATCGTCCTGGGGGACGGCGCCACGCCGGAACTGCTGGCCCAGACCCGCCAGGAGCTGGGGCTGAACGACCCCATCGTCGTCCGCTACCTCCGTTACATGGCCGGAGCCCTCCGGGGCGACCTGGGCACCTCCTACCGCAACAAGATCGACGTCATGGACACGGTGCTGGACCGCTTCCCCGCCACCTGCATCCTGGCCCTGGCGGGTATCCTCGTCGCTCTGCTCATCGGCATTCCGACCGGGATCGTCTCGGCGAAGCACCAGTACACCCTGCTGGACTACACCACCACCGTGCTCTCCCTGATCGGCGTCGCGATGCCCAACTTCTGGTTCGGGCTCGTCGTGGTCCTGATCTTCTCGCTCGGGCTGGGCTGGCTCCCCTCCCAGGGCATGGGCGAGGGCCTCTGGCCCCTGCTCAAGAGCCTGATCCTTCCCGCACTGACGCTCGGCACGGGCTGCGCCGCCACGATCGTCCGCATGACCCGTTCGTCCATGCTGGAGGTCATCCGGCAGGACTACATCAGCACCGCGCGCTCCAAGGGCATTCCGGAGCGCCTCGTCACCACCCGCCACATGATGCGCAACGCGCTGATCCCCATCGTAACCGCGGTCGGCCTCCAGTTCGGCCACCTTCTGGGCGGGGCGATGCTGACGGAGACCATCTTCTCCTGGCCGGGGCTCGGACGCCTGATGGTGGAGTCCATCAAGTCCAAGGACATGCCGCTGGTTCTGGGCTCGGTGATCTTTCTCGCGGTCATGTTCTCCCTGGTCAATCTGGCGGTCGACATCATCTACGCGTTCGTCGACCCGCGCATCAAGTCTCAGTTCCAAGGACGGTGA